From Effusibacillus pohliae DSM 22757, a single genomic window includes:
- a CDS encoding YhcN/YlaJ family sporulation lipoprotein, translating to MKNGILLLLAATALTLPLAGCGWAAHTKNLGQPQAARISENRPQPNYTPRPDMAERVMNTVPGISGGPDSHMRSAVTHGGYAYSKLGGYAPGAGVAGWGPVPGAGTTGGDGGTLPPAGDLPTDMKQRIEQAVKQADQSIRAVHASNNPILMSRFIAFNNNRIAVRTRAGVNDLADVIRRVFPTSR from the coding sequence ATGAAAAACGGCATTTTGTTGCTCTTGGCCGCGACGGCACTGACGCTGCCGCTGGCCGGGTGCGGATGGGCAGCACACACGAAAAATTTGGGCCAGCCGCAGGCCGCTCGCATTTCCGAGAACCGCCCGCAACCAAATTACACGCCGCGGCCGGACATGGCGGAGCGGGTGATGAACACGGTGCCCGGAATTTCAGGCGGCCCGGACTCCCACATGCGCAGCGCAGTAACGCACGGAGGTTATGCGTACAGCAAACTGGGAGGCTATGCGCCGGGTGCCGGTGTAGCCGGCTGGGGGCCTGTACCCGGTGCCGGCACGACCGGTGGTGACGGAGGTACCCTGCCGCCCGCGGGCGACTTGCCGACCGACATGAAGCAGAGGATCGAACAGGCGGTAAAACAGGCGGACCAGTCCATCAGAGCCGTGCACGCATCGAACAACCCGATTTTGATGTCCCGCTTCATCGCCTTCAACAATAATCGGATCGCAGTGCGGACGAGAGCAGGCGTCAACGATCTGGCGGATGTGATCCGCCGCGTCTTCCCGACCTCCCGGTAA
- a CDS encoding DUF1540 domain-containing protein — MEKGDIYPRVKCVVDTCTHYVAGDYCSARNIDIMHEEEGRMSQIIEQTMCKTFQPASSFANMLGSLDNVNWGGAASKLFAGGEMVPTVTCTVNSCEYWKDGNHCVADAIEVTGRHADECQDTNCQTFRTKSR, encoded by the coding sequence ATGGAAAAAGGCGATATTTACCCGCGCGTCAAATGTGTAGTCGATACGTGCACCCACTATGTGGCGGGGGACTACTGTTCCGCCCGCAACATTGACATTATGCACGAAGAAGAAGGGCGGATGTCGCAAATCATTGAGCAGACGATGTGCAAAACCTTTCAGCCGGCCTCGTCGTTCGCCAATATGCTAGGCTCGCTTGACAACGTGAATTGGGGCGGGGCGGCCAGCAAGCTGTTCGCTGGGGGCGAAATGGTTCCGACCGTCACTTGCACCGTGAATTCCTGCGAATACTGGAAAGACGGCAATCACTGCGTGGCAGACGCGATTGAAGTCACCGGGAGGCATGCGGACGAGTGCCAGGACACCAATTGCCAGACGTTCCGCACAAAATCGCGATAG
- the mqnE gene encoding aminofutalosine synthase MqnE produces MITITRGDTLQDIQEKVLQGERLSFEDGVRLLKSPHLLQIGELADIVRQRKNGDYAYFIYNTHLNYTNVCYLDCKLCAFGLKPDNPNAYTLSLDQIEQKYREMAPKQFTELHIVGGVNAKLPLEYYEEMLRLAKRILPGVHVQAFTAVELDYIARVAKLSVEETLERLRLAGLDSILGGGAEIFDPEVRRIISGHKTDAARWFHVHEVAHAMGFRTNASILYGHIEKAEHVIDHFIRLRDLQDKTGGFSAFFPFAFHPDNTALAREYNLKELTSGWYDLKLLAVSRLMLDNFDHIRSFWMMIGQKMAQVSLAFGVDDLDGTVMEEQIVHAAGAETAHYTPKESFIRMIREAGRIPAERDTLYNILRTY; encoded by the coding sequence ATGATCACAATCACGCGCGGAGATACCCTCCAGGATATCCAGGAAAAAGTGTTGCAGGGCGAACGCCTTTCGTTCGAAGACGGGGTTCGTCTTTTGAAGTCGCCCCACCTGCTGCAGATCGGCGAACTGGCCGACATCGTCCGGCAGCGCAAAAACGGGGATTACGCCTATTTCATCTACAACACGCATCTGAACTATACAAACGTCTGCTACCTCGACTGCAAGCTGTGCGCATTCGGCCTGAAACCGGACAACCCGAACGCCTACACGCTGTCGCTTGATCAGATCGAGCAAAAATATCGGGAAATGGCGCCGAAACAATTCACCGAACTGCATATCGTCGGCGGCGTCAACGCCAAACTGCCGCTCGAATATTACGAGGAAATGCTGCGTCTGGCGAAGCGCATCCTGCCGGGTGTGCACGTGCAAGCGTTCACCGCGGTCGAACTGGACTACATCGCGCGGGTCGCGAAACTTTCCGTAGAGGAGACATTGGAGCGCTTGCGGCTCGCCGGACTCGATTCGATCCTTGGCGGCGGTGCGGAAATTTTTGACCCGGAAGTCCGAAGGATCATTTCCGGCCACAAAACGGATGCGGCCCGCTGGTTCCATGTGCACGAAGTGGCGCATGCAATGGGATTCCGCACCAACGCCTCGATCCTGTACGGACACATCGAGAAAGCGGAGCATGTGATCGATCACTTCATCCGATTGCGCGATTTGCAGGACAAAACAGGCGGTTTCAGTGCATTTTTCCCGTTCGCGTTCCACCCGGACAACACCGCATTGGCAAGGGAGTACAACCTGAAGGAGCTGACCTCCGGCTGGTATGACCTGAAGTTGTTGGCGGTCTCTCGTCTGATGCTCGACAATTTTGACCATATCCGTTCATTCTGGATGATGATCGGCCAAAAAATGGCCCAGGTATCACTCGCGTTCGGCGTGGACGACCTCGACGGCACGGTGATGGAGGAGCAAATCGTGCATGCCGCCGGCGCGGAAACGGCCCACTATACGCCGAAAGAATCGTTCATCCGGATGATCCGGGAGGCGGGCCGCATTCCGGCGGAACGGGACACGCTGTATAACATCCTGCGCACCTATTGA